One part of the Lycium ferocissimum isolate CSIRO_LF1 chromosome 8, AGI_CSIRO_Lferr_CH_V1, whole genome shotgun sequence genome encodes these proteins:
- the LOC132066350 gene encoding uncharacterized protein LOC132066350, translating to MFLDTPPATGEATDFGHLPIPRVTRAAGRATETGSRDSLVRIFPAPSVEPRRTRSVMVTVPEDCSFLSRPVGVASYLRPLVSDSDKRKMTGVPWQSLINEGMHAGNRSVVLVNEAFIRAQQEEVDDLKGQLDAQGRETEKFQHLLQVKEDELNRAVALSNLQPELEAAKAENLRLKDELAGMVEKNRLLEADKVGLSQDNARFSSRLGELETIISQLRGELDLVKTDAVNMAERHRLLESESAKYKERMRVFEQKAEDRARICDELKIELEETAEANDLLRAELESAIQIQGVLDEERDELVAKLAQAEADLAEALRSVEAAEAHTTIAVEYERWKSRRATLEQAEHGFTDLPALILEARKTEEEAKRALDTDSEDSEQIVSEHSGSSCTG from the exons ATGTTCTTGGATACCCCTCCTGCAACCGGGGAAGCTACCGATTTCGGACATCTCCCTATCCCTCGAGTCACGAGGGCAGCCGGCCGGGCCACCGAGACTGGTTCGAGAGATAGCCTGGTGCGTATCTTCCCGGCCCCGAGTGTGGAACCTAGAAGGACCAGATCGGTCATGGTCACCGTCCCTGAGGATTGCAGCTTTTTGTCTCGTCCGGTGGGAGTAGCAAGCTATCTGAGGCCCCTCGTCTCGGACTCGGATAAGCGGAAGATGACCGGAGTCCCCTGGCAGAGTCTCATTAACGAGGGCATGCACGCGGGCAATCGA AGTGTGGTGCTCGTCAATGAAGCCTTCATCCGTGCTCAGCAAGAAGAAGTTGACGACCTTAAGGGCCAGCTGGATGCCCAGGGTCGAGAAACGGAGAAGTTCCAGCACCTTTTGCAAGTGAAGGAGGATGAATTGAACCGAGCTGTTGCCCTTTCCAACCTTCAACCCGAGCTCGAAGCAGCGAAGGCCGAAAACCTTCGGTTAAAGGATGAATTGGCCGGGATGGTCGAGAAGAACCGGCTTCTGGAAGCGGACAAGGTCGGCCTTAGCCAAGATAATGCTCGTTTTTCTTCGAGGCTTGGTGAACTCGAAACCATTATCTCTCAACTCCGGGGGGAGCTTGACTTGGTCAAGACTGATGCCGTGAACATGGCCGAGAGGCATCGGCTGCTTGAATCCGAGAGTGCTAAGTATAAGGAGAGGATGAGGGTATTCGAGCAAAAAGCCGAGGATAGGGCCCGGATATGCGACGAGCTGAAAATCGAACTCGAGGAGACAGCCGAGGCTAATGACCTTCTCAGAGCCGAGCTCGAATCGGCCATTCAAATCCAAGGAGTCCTCGatgaagagagagatgaattaGTGGCCAAGCTGGCCCAGGCTGAGGCCGATTTGGCAGAAGCCCTTAGGAGTGTGGAGGCTGCCGAAGCTCATACCACGATTGCGGTGGAGTATGAACGGTGGAAGTCCCGGAGGGCCACCCTTGAGCAAGCCGAACATGGTTTTACGGATCTCCCGGCCCTGATACTCGAAGCCAGAAAGACCGAGGAGGAAGCCAAGAGAGCTCTTGATACCGATTCCGAGGATTCCGAGCAGATAGTATCCGAGCATTCTGGTTCCAGCTGCACCGGATAG